TGAACGATGAGAAATCTAATTGTTTGTAGTTTTCTGTTGTACCCGATACAAACTTTCTTATTAAAGTAAATAACCTCACTACTTTGTTTTGAGTTTAAGGAAAATAGGCCTTGATCTAGCTTTCCTGGTTCAATTAGCTTTTTATCTTTATAGACCTGTGGGCCAAAATGAGAAGAGATACTCCTATATTTATTTCGAATTTCTGGAAATGGAGTATAAAGTCCTGTTCCTGGATCCTCAATCTTTAAAGTGTCGCTAAAAATCTCAATTGAGAGTTGATCGTTATGATCATGGCCACCTCTTTCTTTTTGACCAACTTTTCCACATCTGAAGGATAGGAAGAAATCTTTATTTTTAAAAATATAGAGGCCAAATTTTTGGTACTGTTTAATTTCTAGGTCAGACTTACAGGATAATTCAAATTCGTAGTCAGTTGATGAAAAGTCTTTAGGTGCAGAGGAAAGATGACTTTGTTCTATTACTACTTTAATGTACTTAAAGATTTCTTCTGAAAATAGATTTTTAAAAGAGAGAAGATTGTCAATTTGATGATATTCTTCGTTTTTTTGAAGGGGAATATTTTGTTTCGTATTTCTATAAATCCAGTCCGAATTTAAGCAGCTTTTTGAAATTTTAAAAAAGGCTTGAATAATATTAATAAGATTACTCTGGCTAAGATGATTTTCTTCAAGAGTATTTGAAATAAAGTCCGGTTGTATCTTTATAAACCGTCCACTGTCATTATCGCCAATTTGGCAAATATTTCCATCTTGCCGAGTTATATCTTGAGAAAATTGTGACATAAGGTAGAGCTTTTGAAGGTATTTTTCATCGAATGAAATGTCACCAATAACTTCTTTTTTATCAAGGGCAAGGTTGTCAAAAAGGAGTGATGTGTAAAGCATCATTTCAGCTGAAAGTCGATGATAAGCAGTAGAGCCTTCAAAGTTAGATCCATCATCAAAAAATTGGTAGTCCATTTCTTCTTTTAAAGCCTTAAAAGAGAAATTTAGCCAGTAATTTGTGGTAGGACTTTTTGGGAGAAAGGCTGCTATAAAAGCGAGGCCACAGATATCAGCAAGATAGTGGTTGCCTCTGAACTTATCAGTGCCAATTTCAAGATTTGAATAAATAAATACACCATGATCATAGAGAGAGTTTGCAAGTATATTTTTTACTTCTTGAGAGGGCTCCCATCCATATAGCCTGAAAATATCATATGCATAAACCCAGTTTGCTGCTCGAATTGCAACATCCATTGGGCAGCGCCAGTTAACTCCAAATTTAGGAGGATTTGTCGCAATGAAGTCAAGAATTTGATTTTGAAACTCAATAGCTAGAGTTTCTGCTTTTTGCTTATTATTATCTTTGAGAGTTTTGCCATAAGCTAGAGCTAGCCAGGGAAAATGCTGACATCTAGATAGCTCCCATGGGACTTTTATGTCGACACCATCTCTATGACCATAAGGAATTCTAAACCACCATATTTTTGGGTTCCATCTATATCCAGACTTAAAGTCGATATGCCAGTCGATAGGGTTATACTCTTTTGAAATAAATTTCCATATCTTATTACTGTTCGTTCTGTTGGCAAAATTAATGGATTTTCTTATCCATTCAAAATTGCTTGGTCTAGGCGGGAATTTGGTTTGCATATCATACTTTATTCCCATGATTCCATTTACATCCATTCCGTACTCGACCTTCACCCAATTTGAGCCAAGTAGATTAAACTCATGATTAGTTGTTTTTTTTAGAATTCCATCAAGTTGTGGAAAGGATGTCTTTATTAGTTTAGTGTCAGGTGCGTTAGAAAATAAAGAAGTAAAATCAACGTTACTATAGTTTGAAGAAGAGGTAGGTAATATGATATCTTTTATTTGAACAAAATAAGACTTTAAGCGAAATATTAGATGCTGGTAGACCTTAAGAATTAAAATGTGTGGCGGCAGAGAAAGTGCGCGTTTAAAGTATTGTTTTAAAGTCATATCGAACCATATTAGAAAATTATTAACAAAGAGATTAAATCAGAATGAAGCAGCTTTTTCAAAGTTTAAAAACAGGTAAAGTTAAAATAGAGGAACTTCCTGTTCCTTATTGTGCAGCGGGATATGTGTTGATTCAAACGACAAGGACACTTGTCTCGTTGGGAACAGAAAAAATGTTACTTAACTTTGGGAAGGCAAATCTTATTAATAAAGTAAGGCAGCAACCTGAAAAAGTTCAACAAGTTCTAACGAAAGTGAAAACTGATGGTCTTACTCCAACTTTTAACGCAGTTAGAAACAAGCTGGGCCAACCTTTACCTTTAGGCTACTCTTCAGTCGGTGTCGTTGTAGAAGTTGGAAAGAATGTTAACGATTTAAAGCCTGGTGATCGAGTAGTTTCTAATGCACCTCATGCCGAATTTGCCTCAGTATCGCGTAATCTTGTTGCTAAAATTCCTGAACATGTTTCAGATGAGAGTGCTTCCTTTACTGTTGTGGGTGCTATTGGGCTACAGGGAATACGTCTATTGACTCCATCTTTTGGGGAAACGATTGTCGTTGTCGGTCTTGGCCTTATAGGATTACTTACGGTTCAGCTTTTAAGAGCAAATGGTTGTCAAGTCATTGGATTTGACTTTGATGAAGAAAAGGTAAATAAGGCAAAATCTTATGGTGCCAAAGCATTTGTTGTAAGTGAAACCGTTGACCCTGTTGCCGAAGCTTTAAATCAGACAAATGGTGTTGGAGTTGACGGAGTAATTATAACAGCTTCGACCAGAAGTAATGATGTAATTTCTCAAGCTGCTCAAATGACAAGAGTTAGAGGAAAGGTAATTCTTGTTGGTGTTGTCGGTCTTGATATTAAAAGGTCTGACTTTTATGAAAAAGAAATAACTTTTCAAGTCTCATGCTCCTATGGGCCAGGTAGGTATGATCCTAAGTATGAGGATATGGGGATTGATTATCCAATTGGATTTGCAAGATGGACCGAACAAAGAAACTTTGAAGCTGTTCTTCAAAGCCTTGAAGAGGGGACATTGATTGTTGAAGATCTTATTACTCGTAAGGTTGATTTTCAAAATGCTCCAGAATTATATAGCGGCTTGGGAAGTCAATCATTAGAGTTAGGAATAATTATTTCGTATGGAGAGGAAGTTAAAGAGCTTAATAAAAGTATCTATTACGAAAAAAGCTCAAAAAGTTCTTCTATATCTGTT
This sequence is a window from Halobacteriovorax sp. JY17. Protein-coding genes within it:
- a CDS encoding heparinase II/III family protein; translation: MTLKQYFKRALSLPPHILILKVYQHLIFRLKSYFVQIKDIILPTSSSNYSNVDFTSLFSNAPDTKLIKTSFPQLDGILKKTTNHEFNLLGSNWVKVEYGMDVNGIMGIKYDMQTKFPPRPSNFEWIRKSINFANRTNSNKIWKFISKEYNPIDWHIDFKSGYRWNPKIWWFRIPYGHRDGVDIKVPWELSRCQHFPWLALAYGKTLKDNNKQKAETLAIEFQNQILDFIATNPPKFGVNWRCPMDVAIRAANWVYAYDIFRLYGWEPSQEVKNILANSLYDHGVFIYSNLEIGTDKFRGNHYLADICGLAFIAAFLPKSPTTNYWLNFSFKALKEEMDYQFFDDGSNFEGSTAYHRLSAEMMLYTSLLFDNLALDKKEVIGDISFDEKYLQKLYLMSQFSQDITRQDGNICQIGDNDSGRFIKIQPDFISNTLEENHLSQSNLINIIQAFFKISKSCLNSDWIYRNTKQNIPLQKNEEYHQIDNLLSFKNLFSEEIFKYIKVVIEQSHLSSAPKDFSSTDYEFELSCKSDLEIKQYQKFGLYIFKNKDFFLSFRCGKVGQKERGGHDHNDQLSIEIFSDTLKIEDPGTGLYTPFPEIRNKYRSISSHFGPQVYKDKKLIEPGKLDQGLFSLNSKQSSEVIYFNKKVCIGYNRKLQTIRFLIVHEKKILIRDLSINKSYKIQLFTFNDNLKLSRGYGLFINSNTNNS
- a CDS encoding bi-domain-containing oxidoreductase, whose translation is MKQLFQSLKTGKVKIEELPVPYCAAGYVLIQTTRTLVSLGTEKMLLNFGKANLINKVRQQPEKVQQVLTKVKTDGLTPTFNAVRNKLGQPLPLGYSSVGVVVEVGKNVNDLKPGDRVVSNAPHAEFASVSRNLVAKIPEHVSDESASFTVVGAIGLQGIRLLTPSFGETIVVVGLGLIGLLTVQLLRANGCQVIGFDFDEEKVNKAKSYGAKAFVVSETVDPVAEALNQTNGVGVDGVIITASTRSNDVISQAAQMTRVRGKVILVGVVGLDIKRSDFYEKEITFQVSCSYGPGRYDPKYEDMGIDYPIGFARWTEQRNFEAVLQSLEEGTLIVEDLITRKVDFQNAPELYSGLGSQSLELGIIISYGEEVKELNKSIYYEKSSKSSSISVSMIGAGQFAGAVLLPAFEKSEFEFQKIGSRSSGAMAPHLREKFKFEELTSDYDRVLEDKGVRNVVITTRHNSHGALVIRALKNGKNVFVEKPLALSMDEVDEIENFYKKEGFPKPLLMVGFNRRFSPLAQELKKTLKKSSASRAFVMTINAGAIPKDHWTQDATVGGGRLIGEGCHFIDLLRFLSDSKIVDSSVSVMKSDCKDTFSIQLEFENGDIGTIHYFANGNKSFSKERLEVFVGGKIIVLDNFKKLTGIGLKSIKYALKSQDKGHLNEVKAFKEGLESGSFPIPLEEILEISRCSITLQEKIRNL